The Chitinophaga sp. H8 genome contains a region encoding:
- a CDS encoding RNA polymerase sigma factor yields MGHDDNIKDAWLLLRNSHASALEELYNGHYLGMINFGIKLTGDREFTNDCIIQLLIELWDKRKQLPHVENVRAYLLTCLKHKIIAEIKACQTRNDSHHSLHNIQDNTELPYEAYLIRLQSDKAIREKLSRALDKLTARQKELLKLRFFDKLDYDEIAALSGISKRTAYNIIYDALKMLKTEFYASNENGTFLTDAILLTLLISLLA; encoded by the coding sequence ATGGGGCATGATGATAACATAAAGGATGCCTGGTTGTTATTGAGGAACAGCCATGCAAGTGCATTGGAAGAGCTGTATAACGGGCATTACCTGGGTATGATCAATTTTGGAATAAAACTAACCGGGGACCGTGAGTTTACCAATGATTGTATTATCCAGTTGCTGATAGAGCTCTGGGATAAAAGGAAGCAGCTGCCTCATGTAGAAAATGTAAGAGCCTACCTGCTTACCTGTTTAAAGCATAAGATCATTGCAGAGATAAAAGCCTGCCAAACCAGAAATGACAGCCATCACTCCCTGCATAATATACAGGACAATACAGAGTTGCCATATGAAGCCTACCTGATCCGCCTGCAATCTGATAAAGCCATCAGAGAAAAATTGTCCCGTGCACTGGATAAGCTCACTGCCCGGCAAAAGGAACTGCTTAAACTCAGATTTTTTGATAAGCTGGATTATGATGAAATAGCAGCCTTGTCTGGTATCAGTAAGCGTACGGCTTATAATATCATTTATGATGCCCTGAAAATGTTAAAGACGGAATTCTATGCTTCCAATGAAAATGGGACCTTCCTCACAGATGCTATTTTGTTAACCCTGCTCATCAGCTTACTGGCATAA
- the rpiA gene encoding ribose-5-phosphate isomerase RpiA, whose amino-acid sequence METGIALAKKVAGQKAVEYIKAGMTVGLGTGSTAWWAIQEIGARVKAGLDINAIATSDQSYELAVALQIPLITFEEITQIDVDIDGADEVDRQLQLIKGGGGALLREKIIAAASQQMIVAVDEHKLVDTLGKFPLPVEVVVFGWEMTARKLAALGTQTVLREKNGQPFITDNGNYIIDCAFNAITDPATLHTRLNAIPGVAENGLFVNYAHTVIVGYENGTVNTLYPAR is encoded by the coding sequence ATGGAAACAGGAATTGCGTTGGCCAAAAAGGTGGCAGGACAAAAAGCCGTTGAATATATTAAGGCAGGTATGACCGTGGGACTCGGTACCGGAAGTACTGCCTGGTGGGCTATCCAGGAAATAGGCGCCAGGGTAAAAGCAGGGCTTGATATCAACGCTATTGCTACTTCGGACCAATCGTATGAGCTGGCGGTAGCGTTGCAGATCCCACTGATCACCTTTGAGGAAATAACACAGATTGATGTGGATATCGATGGGGCAGATGAAGTAGATCGGCAGCTGCAGCTGATAAAAGGTGGCGGTGGTGCCCTCCTCCGCGAAAAAATTATTGCTGCTGCCAGCCAGCAAATGATTGTTGCGGTGGATGAACATAAACTGGTAGATACCCTTGGGAAATTCCCCCTGCCTGTAGAAGTAGTAGTATTTGGATGGGAGATGACCGCCAGAAAACTGGCGGCACTGGGAACGCAGACAGTGTTGCGGGAGAAAAACGGCCAGCCCTTTATTACGGATAATGGTAACTATATTATTGATTGTGCTTTCAATGCCATCACAGATCCTGCCACTTTGCATACCAGGCTGAATGCTATACCGGGGGTGGCTGAGAACGGATTGTTTGTAAATTATGCCCATACGGTTATTGTAGGATATGAAAATGGGACGGTCAATACCCTGTACCCTGCCAGATAA
- a CDS encoding FecR family protein codes for MNYREYDAEDLLLETSFLNYCLGSKDTDVLFWENWLLENPDKANVVKQAQELFLLLNGNHTAAQFREHQSRFRETFSQHLEEGPAGAGHLFYTREQEGEHTNTEQGKYRSRSRKIGRYVVGIAASLLLLVAIRQLVVHRYAADKAALEQDKYTYVSMPGERKSFQLPDGSTVLLNGGSVLRITPAFNEENRQVHLEGEAYFDVAQDAGKPFVIQAGDMCVKVLGTTFNVKAYPQDKTLETVLIRGAVEVTVKDMPRQQVILKPQQKIIIEKPAKQAAGIQDSVSHTHHQREAIGKIAVKNVQLLADDSTVMETSWTLNRLVFDNETLAVVATKIERWYGVKVQIDPAIADTYTFTGIFENESIQQMLKALQLSLPFHYKLEDKTLFITK; via the coding sequence ATGAATTACCGGGAATATGATGCCGAAGATTTATTGCTGGAAACATCCTTTTTAAATTATTGCCTGGGCAGTAAAGACACCGATGTGCTTTTCTGGGAAAACTGGTTGTTGGAAAATCCGGACAAAGCGAATGTGGTAAAACAGGCACAAGAGTTATTCCTGCTATTGAATGGAAATCATACGGCTGCACAATTCCGGGAGCATCAAAGTAGGTTCCGGGAGACATTCAGCCAGCATCTTGAAGAAGGACCGGCAGGAGCGGGGCACTTGTTTTATACCAGGGAGCAAGAAGGTGAACATACCAATACGGAACAAGGTAAGTATAGGAGCCGGAGCAGGAAAATTGGCCGGTATGTGGTGGGTATTGCGGCTTCCCTCTTGCTGTTGGTGGCGATCAGACAATTGGTAGTACATAGATATGCTGCGGATAAAGCAGCCCTGGAACAGGACAAATATACCTATGTAAGTATGCCTGGTGAAAGGAAATCATTCCAGTTACCCGACGGCTCTACTGTATTACTGAATGGTGGAAGCGTGCTCAGGATAACGCCGGCATTTAACGAGGAAAACCGGCAGGTACATCTGGAAGGAGAGGCCTATTTTGATGTAGCACAGGATGCAGGAAAGCCATTTGTTATCCAGGCTGGCGATATGTGTGTTAAAGTACTGGGAACCACTTTTAACGTAAAAGCGTATCCACAGGATAAAACACTGGAAACGGTATTGATCCGGGGAGCAGTGGAAGTAACCGTAAAAGATATGCCCAGACAACAGGTGATCCTCAAGCCACAACAGAAAATAATTATCGAAAAGCCTGCAAAGCAAGCAGCCGGAATACAGGATAGTGTTTCTCATACTCACCATCAACGGGAGGCAATCGGGAAAATAGCCGTTAAAAATGTGCAGTTGCTGGCGGATGACAGCACCGTGATGGAAACTTCCTGGACATTGAACAGACTGGTATTTGACAATGAAACATTAGCAGTGGTAGCCACCAAAATTGAAAGATGGTACGGGGTAAAAGTACAGATAGATCCGGCCATAGCAGACACTTATACCTTTACCGGAATCTTTGAGAATGAATCCATTCAACAAATGCTGAAAGCATTGCAGTTATCCCTGCCTTTTCATTATAAACTGGAAGATAAAACGCTTTTTATAACAAAATAA
- a CDS encoding SusC/RagA family TonB-linked outer membrane protein, producing the protein MKKTGLPLAIPLPAGFIKALLMMKFIFLLVLMTCLQVSAKVYSQNTRITLRVDDAQLYRLFKVIEKQTDYRFVYSNNILPADKKVSIHAENMPLSKVLEMALVNTPLTYSSLESNLVVISLKTYPAIYEVLKGKVTDRDGNPLLGVTVRNNNTKQGTVTDQQGNFFLQVSEGDELSFSFIGYENKTVKVSAKAMMTVVLEQSSSKLNETVVVGYGTTKIKDMTGSVARINAKELELAPTGGTVASFLQGKAAGVNVMVQSGAPGAPTQVVIRGGTSLSGTNEPLYVVDGVPNYVASTQGVGADVTKALFNLNLSDVETIDVLKDASATAIYGSRGANGVVIITTKRGRAGVKPEVELRYSTGVQARAGGWGVLNAANWKAIVEEAARNGIMTTGATDYFTKKLIDPNSVQTTGHIDFLTGNVMRDIIDPVTGKYTQQRFFQDQDIPWWNMMTQDARQSQYDISMRGGSANNNYYASISYMDQQGIIVNSNLKRISGRFNTETRVGKNLKIGINMDGATSVNNQKTELTKAIIEYRPDLPVYNADGSFYLFDQYTDNPMSIGSNRQENSAKNFTGSGYAEYEIIPGLRFKSNYSVRYNLFNNDKYINRGKSYSSYNGQGTIVYNESTVTLFDNTLTYAKAVDKHDLIAMVGTSVEKANTKMLSASGMDFPDDIILNNLGSATTYGKPNSNEYGTGLTSGFVRLNYKYDGRFLATLTGRADGSSKFGSGNRFGYFPSGALAWIISEEAFLQNSKMVNYLKIRGSVGKTGTQDIGNDQWRTLMSGSVYEGLPGVYPSQLGNTQLKWETTTQMDAGIDYAFWNNRISGALGVYKKNTNNLLYSTQVPSSSGFTNVTQNLASIENKGIEFDVLVDLVKTRDWLWDLGFNVSKNWGTVTSVNGERTYLSKSVLEAGMALGTFYGHRALGIYKTMEEIDALSSIDPKTGKKVYYQNQYTRPGDLKFADLNGDGIVNNDDREVLGNSNPLFYGGINSTVRYKGFTLSARFDYSYGAKRYWVGESDMMSFNGYFNKVTNVMDRWTPENPDAKYPRVIFYDRSENNRFSNFYLHDASYLRLNNLNISYRVPPKFLRGYFLKGIDLSAYATNLFTITNYPGMDPQGNFNTSASGTMMGTGYDYSYYPSAKSYNFSARFIFN; encoded by the coding sequence ATGAAAAAAACGGGACTCCCGTTGGCAATCCCCTTGCCAGCTGGCTTTATTAAAGCATTATTGATGATGAAATTTATTTTCCTACTGGTTTTAATGACATGTTTGCAGGTATCTGCAAAGGTGTATTCACAAAATACACGGATTACGCTGCGTGTAGATGATGCACAGCTGTACCGGCTGTTTAAAGTCATTGAAAAGCAAACAGATTATCGATTTGTTTACAGCAACAATATTCTGCCGGCTGATAAAAAGGTGAGTATTCATGCGGAAAATATGCCTTTGTCTAAGGTGTTGGAAATGGCGCTGGTGAATACCCCGCTCACTTATTCCTCTCTGGAAAGTAACCTGGTAGTAATTTCCCTGAAAACATATCCGGCGATCTACGAGGTGCTGAAAGGGAAAGTAACTGATAGGGATGGCAATCCGCTGCTGGGGGTAACTGTACGGAATAACAATACCAAACAAGGTACGGTAACCGACCAGCAAGGTAATTTCTTTTTACAGGTATCAGAAGGAGATGAACTGTCATTCAGTTTTATCGGCTATGAAAATAAAACGGTGAAAGTAAGTGCTAAGGCCATGATGACTGTTGTGCTGGAACAAAGTTCCAGTAAGCTGAACGAGACAGTAGTGGTAGGATACGGTACTACCAAAATAAAGGACATGACAGGTTCCGTGGCCAGGATTAATGCCAAGGAACTGGAGCTTGCACCTACTGGCGGTACAGTAGCTTCTTTCCTGCAAGGTAAGGCTGCCGGTGTAAATGTAATGGTACAGTCAGGTGCTCCCGGTGCGCCCACGCAGGTGGTAATCCGCGGTGGTACTTCTCTTTCCGGTACCAATGAACCTTTATATGTAGTGGATGGGGTGCCTAACTATGTGGCGAGCACACAAGGAGTGGGTGCAGATGTTACCAAGGCATTGTTTAACCTGAACCTGAGTGATGTGGAAACAATAGATGTATTGAAAGATGCGTCTGCTACTGCCATCTATGGTTCCCGTGGTGCGAACGGCGTGGTGATCATCACTACCAAAAGAGGACGTGCCGGCGTAAAACCGGAAGTAGAACTGAGATATAGTACCGGTGTACAGGCCAGAGCTGGTGGATGGGGCGTATTAAATGCGGCCAACTGGAAGGCAATTGTGGAAGAGGCTGCCAGAAATGGTATCATGACCACAGGGGCCACAGATTATTTTACGAAAAAACTGATAGATCCAAACTCTGTACAAACGACCGGGCATATTGACTTCCTCACAGGTAATGTGATGAGAGATATTATTGATCCGGTAACAGGAAAATATACCCAGCAAAGGTTTTTCCAGGACCAGGATATTCCCTGGTGGAATATGATGACACAGGATGCCCGTCAGTCGCAATACGATATCTCCATGAGGGGTGGCAGTGCCAATAATAACTACTATGCATCCATCAGCTATATGGATCAGCAGGGGATTATTGTTAACTCCAACCTGAAAAGAATTTCCGGAAGGTTTAACACAGAAACAAGGGTAGGTAAGAACCTGAAGATAGGTATCAATATGGATGGGGCTACTTCTGTAAACAATCAGAAAACAGAACTGACCAAGGCTATCATAGAATACCGTCCTGATTTGCCGGTGTATAATGCTGATGGTTCTTTCTATTTGTTTGATCAGTATACGGATAATCCAATGTCCATCGGATCAAACAGACAGGAGAACAGTGCCAAGAATTTTACCGGATCAGGATATGCCGAATATGAAATCATTCCGGGATTACGGTTTAAAAGCAACTACTCTGTAAGATATAACCTGTTTAATAACGATAAGTATATTAACCGTGGCAAATCTTACAGCAGTTACAACGGTCAGGGTACGATTGTATACAACGAGTCTACTGTTACCCTGTTTGATAATACCCTCACTTACGCCAAAGCAGTTGATAAACACGACCTGATAGCGATGGTAGGTACTTCCGTAGAAAAGGCCAATACCAAAATGTTGTCTGCTTCCGGTATGGATTTTCCGGATGATATCATCCTGAATAACCTGGGTAGTGCCACCACATATGGAAAACCAAACAGTAATGAATACGGTACTGGCCTGACTTCTGGTTTTGTACGCCTGAACTATAAATATGACGGAAGATTCCTGGCTACCTTAACAGGGCGTGCAGATGGGTCTTCCAAATTCGGTTCCGGTAACCGGTTCGGTTATTTCCCATCCGGTGCATTGGCCTGGATCATTTCAGAGGAAGCATTTTTGCAAAACTCTAAAATGGTCAACTACCTGAAAATAAGAGGTAGTGTGGGCAAAACCGGTACACAGGACATTGGCAATGATCAGTGGAGAACGTTGATGTCCGGGTCTGTATATGAGGGATTACCTGGCGTATACCCTTCACAGTTGGGTAATACGCAGCTCAAATGGGAAACTACCACGCAGATGGATGCAGGTATTGACTATGCATTCTGGAATAACCGTATCAGTGGTGCTTTGGGAGTATATAAGAAGAATACCAATAACCTGCTGTATAGTACACAGGTACCCTCCAGTTCCGGATTTACAAATGTTACACAGAACCTCGCTTCCATTGAAAACAAGGGGATAGAATTTGATGTGCTGGTAGATCTGGTAAAAACACGCGATTGGTTATGGGACCTGGGCTTTAATGTGAGCAAAAACTGGGGGACAGTTACTTCCGTAAATGGTGAAAGAACCTACCTCTCGAAGTCAGTACTGGAAGCAGGTATGGCACTGGGTACTTTTTATGGCCACCGTGCACTAGGCATTTATAAAACCATGGAGGAAATCGATGCGTTAAGCAGTATCGATCCCAAAACAGGTAAAAAGGTATATTACCAGAATCAGTATACCCGTCCGGGTGATCTCAAGTTCGCCGACCTGAATGGCGACGGTATTGTAAATAACGATGACCGTGAAGTATTGGGTAATAGTAATCCGCTATTTTATGGTGGTATTAACTCCACTGTAAGGTATAAGGGATTTACCCTGTCTGCCCGTTTTGATTACAGCTATGGTGCTAAAAGGTATTGGGTAGGAGAGTCTGATATGATGAGCTTCAATGGCTATTTCAATAAAGTAACCAATGTCATGGATCGCTGGACACCGGAGAACCCTGATGCTAAATATCCACGTGTAATTTTCTACGATAGAAGCGAGAACAACCGCTTTAGCAATTTCTATCTGCATGATGCCTCTTATTTAAGATTGAATAACCTGAACATCAGTTATCGGGTACCACCAAAATTCCTGCGCGGATATTTCCTGAAGGGAATTGACTTGTCTGCTTATGCTACCAACCTGTTTACGATTACCAATTATCCAGGCATGGACCCGCAGGGGAATTTTAACACAAGCGCAAGTGGTACGATGATGGGAACGGGCTATGATTACAGCTACTATCCATCAGCTAAATCGTACAATTTCTC
- a CDS encoding aminotransferase class III-fold pyridoxal phosphate-dependent enzyme, with the protein MSHYFTISEIKELAQRHYGLQISVTALNGYDESNFLLEDAAGRKYICKIAEAAHGLHFLDAQVKIMDYLSKSAVAKGFQQVLRNGEGTPLTSLVMAEGLFYMRILTYLPGTFWGAEQEHSAVQQYNLGHFLGRMDQALAGFDHPAMHRHYYWDISHALDARKHLPHIRSHEQRRIAGYFLLQFETEVIPHLQSLRTAAIHNDANDYNVLVTGEEVTGLIDFGDMVHTALINNLAIACTYAMLHTADPVATAAAVVKGYHTAFPLTEKEVALLYYLIAGRLCISVTQSAKQAAAASDNSYHFITENGAWVLLERLIAINPLAAEDAFRKACGFTSRLNPADTYTPLLQERKQFIGRNLSISYKRPLKIIKGALQYLYDDKGDTYIDCVNNVSHVGHCHPVVVKAMQQQIATLNTNTRYLHDNLVNFARELTATLPKELSVCYFTNSGSEANDLAIRMSRHYTKQKDVIVLDHAYHGTSTVAIGLSPYKFDGKGGFGKPEHTHKAINPDLYRGAFRYSDPEAGKKYAADVQEIISRLAGSGKGVAAFICETLLGVGGQIPLPPGYLKEVYQYVRAAGGVCIADEVQVGFGRVGNKFWGFELQEVTPDIVVLGKPVGNGHPLAAVVTTSAIADAFNNGMEYFNTFGGNPVSMATGIAVLKVIQEEEMQAHALEVGDYFLAALEKLKAIHPIIGDVRGHGLFIGAELVRNRETLEPAVPEIDVVVERMRDRGFLLSTDGPLHNVLKIKPPMVFTKANTDTLIAHLHEILLELK; encoded by the coding sequence ATGTCTCACTACTTTACGATTTCCGAAATAAAAGAATTGGCGCAGCGGCATTATGGGCTGCAGATAAGTGTAACCGCTTTGAATGGTTATGATGAATCCAATTTTTTGCTGGAAGATGCGGCAGGCCGGAAGTATATCTGTAAAATAGCTGAAGCCGCACATGGATTACATTTCCTGGATGCCCAGGTAAAGATCATGGATTATTTGTCTAAGAGTGCGGTGGCAAAAGGATTTCAACAGGTATTACGTAATGGGGAAGGTACACCATTGACCAGCCTGGTCATGGCGGAAGGACTTTTTTACATGCGTATCCTTACTTATCTGCCCGGTACTTTCTGGGGAGCGGAGCAGGAACACAGTGCTGTGCAACAATATAACCTGGGCCACTTTTTAGGGCGTATGGATCAGGCATTGGCAGGATTTGATCATCCTGCTATGCACCGTCATTATTATTGGGATATCAGTCATGCATTGGATGCACGTAAGCATTTACCTCATATCCGTTCACATGAACAACGCCGTATAGCAGGTTATTTTCTGTTGCAGTTCGAAACGGAAGTAATCCCACACCTGCAGTCCTTGCGTACAGCAGCTATTCATAATGATGCCAATGATTATAATGTACTGGTAACAGGAGAGGAGGTGACGGGATTAATTGATTTCGGGGACATGGTGCACACGGCGCTTATCAATAACCTGGCAATTGCCTGTACCTATGCTATGTTGCATACCGCAGATCCGGTAGCTACCGCAGCGGCGGTGGTAAAAGGATATCATACTGCTTTCCCGTTAACAGAAAAGGAAGTGGCTTTATTGTATTACCTGATAGCCGGACGTTTATGTATCAGCGTTACACAGTCGGCCAAACAGGCGGCTGCTGCAAGCGACAATAGTTACCATTTTATCACGGAAAATGGGGCATGGGTATTACTGGAGCGTCTGATCGCCATCAATCCGCTGGCAGCAGAGGATGCTTTCCGGAAGGCATGTGGTTTTACTTCGCGCTTAAATCCGGCAGACACTTATACTCCTTTACTGCAGGAACGTAAACAATTTATTGGGCGTAATCTGAGTATCAGCTATAAACGTCCGCTGAAGATTATTAAAGGCGCACTGCAATACCTGTATGATGATAAAGGGGATACTTATATAGATTGTGTGAATAATGTAAGTCATGTAGGGCATTGCCATCCGGTGGTGGTAAAAGCGATGCAGCAACAAATCGCTACACTGAATACCAACACAAGGTACCTGCATGATAACCTGGTAAACTTTGCGAGGGAGCTTACCGCTACACTGCCAAAGGAACTGAGTGTATGTTATTTTACGAACTCAGGTAGTGAAGCCAATGATCTGGCTATCCGGATGAGCCGGCATTATACCAAACAAAAAGATGTAATTGTATTGGATCATGCCTATCATGGTACTTCGACTGTGGCCATAGGATTAAGCCCCTATAAGTTTGATGGTAAAGGTGGGTTTGGTAAACCGGAACATACACATAAAGCAATAAATCCTGATTTGTACCGGGGGGCATTCCGTTATAGCGACCCGGAAGCAGGAAAAAAGTATGCGGCAGATGTGCAGGAGATCATCAGCCGTTTGGCAGGATCGGGAAAGGGTGTGGCGGCTTTTATCTGCGAAACCTTGTTAGGGGTAGGTGGGCAAATTCCATTGCCGCCGGGATATTTAAAGGAAGTATATCAATATGTAAGAGCGGCAGGGGGTGTATGTATTGCAGATGAAGTGCAGGTGGGTTTTGGCCGGGTGGGCAATAAATTCTGGGGCTTTGAGCTACAAGAGGTAACGCCTGATATTGTGGTGCTGGGAAAACCTGTGGGCAATGGGCATCCGTTGGCGGCAGTAGTTACCACATCTGCCATCGCTGATGCGTTTAATAATGGTATGGAGTACTTCAACACTTTTGGGGGTAATCCGGTATCCATGGCTACGGGTATCGCAGTACTCAAAGTGATACAGGAAGAAGAAATGCAGGCGCATGCACTGGAGGTAGGCGATTATTTCCTGGCAGCGCTGGAAAAGTTGAAGGCGATACACCCGATTATCGGGGATGTAAGGGGACATGGACTGTTTATCGGGGCAGAGCTGGTACGCAACAGGGAAACTCTGGAACCTGCTGTGCCGGAAATAGATGTGGTGGTAGAACGTATGCGCGATCGTGGTTTTCTGCTCAGTACAGATGGGCCACTGCACAACGTGTTGAAGATAAAACCGCCGATGGTATTTACCAAAGCCAATACGGATACCTTGATTGCTCACCTGCATGAGATATTGCTGGAGCTGAAATAA